From one Flavobacterium sp. N502536 genomic stretch:
- a CDS encoding PKD domain-containing protein, which translates to MKKLYFLVLCFSLVTSFGYSFNNANPVRDSLSDSNYNRLSVSPTVDFNFTNDNSCSGTLITFVSTVSGSGPFQYSWDFGDGRGATSSNPVHTFDAVGCGTQNFTIKLTVTDANSETSTVAKTITVKQKPNLRFTNLDNSGTSFEKCGDNLNPKYTINVGNISNSASCVSSYNVDWGDGSSETNITFPKKHDYLKLGAYKMVITGIGVNGCSNSVTSIVSNSTNPKGALITPGNTTNLCLPVDTMEFSIAAWGSNPSDTKYELNFGDGTIERYSQKDLESSKQYNAANPAASLNFPVLHEFKKTNCPGGNTVSLNITTACGLSNLTAGPIIILGIPQVDFEVNKILCSNTAINFVNKSTAGYGNNCSTANIYTWDFGDGTISNDVNPIHIYTTSGTYTIKLIARTPCGVGNEVTKTVCVEPVLQPQFTYSKACALKDVTITNTTNATQGCDVESYNWKVIRYTEGFCGESEEWSFVNGTNESSKNPVFNFANPGTYYVQLTAKNACGISQSVTEMIQVKNPPVITLNPIPDYCNATTINPVGTVDQSCSPESEISYLWSFPGATPASSTALNPGPITYANSGNYTVTFSVTNSCGTTTKTTPFAVALTLKPSIKAKAIKVCSKNSFQVAPVTNTTENVPTGTTYVWSAPVISPAGAVSGASAQSSPKSDISQTLVNNTDSPATVTYTVTPVSKACTGADFTITVTVDPLIEVKEMVKNGTCFGANDGAIALDVEGGIPFGKVNPYTFLWTGPDGFASTNEDISGLKPGDYTLTVKDNGNCPFIKTYKITEPELFQFSAVKNDISCFGLNDGNIRLSVKGGTQPYTYVWTKNGKPYPATAEYTDNLKPGTYEVTITEVNGCNTLKGSYTIEEPPVLKASLIQQMNVLCYGYATGEIEMKVTGGRLIETSSGVFNYKYSWTGPNGFTSNLQNLKNLAAGTYKLTVTDRSGCTDQLQVVLTQNTEIVFNYTKTEMTCFNSANASIVINNIKGGVPFTTRDPYIIKWNNLGTGLVQNNLSPGTYIVTVTDALGCSKEATISIESAPVFSIKPDVKDVSCFGANDGYIHLNLLGGKAPLTLVWDDNPSAGIERNNIGPGKYIVTITDSKSCVIKQTFIISEPLVLELNADVSNPLDCADANTGIINLIVTGGKAPFTYSWSNGAKSEDLNKLPPGTYQVTVTDVNGCKKTGEWKITRFEQLTPTVELKTDFNCETKFVNQTFTGHVKGGVPPYKLSWSDGVVTGDHNEIMTTNKDGLILFSVTDSFGCTAAIPYKVKKTVLGIANYTTGSYAKDVYDIYSVYDPILFTNLATGDVVNTSWDFGDGTFSNEENPKHIYTREGTYATTQTVTYPFGCQYKYTSTLIIKKGYSIMMPNSFTPNNDGYNDIFAPVFLGLENISLTIFDTWGGVIYTETGKNIRGWNGKIKDLDAQNGNYYFTLTAKTFYNHTVTEKGGFTLIK; encoded by the coding sequence ATGAAAAAACTCTATTTTTTAGTACTCTGTTTTTCATTGGTTACTTCTTTTGGGTATAGTTTTAATAATGCCAATCCAGTTAGAGATAGTCTTTCAGATAGTAATTATAATCGACTGTCAGTATCTCCCACTGTCGATTTTAACTTCACCAATGACAATTCCTGTTCAGGGACTCTTATTACCTTTGTTTCAACGGTAAGTGGTAGTGGTCCTTTTCAATATTCTTGGGATTTTGGAGACGGAAGAGGTGCAACGAGTAGTAATCCTGTTCATACTTTTGATGCTGTGGGTTGCGGAACTCAAAATTTCACCATAAAATTGACGGTTACAGATGCCAATAGTGAAACAAGTACCGTTGCAAAGACGATTACAGTAAAACAGAAACCAAATCTAAGGTTCACCAATTTAGATAACTCAGGCACCTCTTTTGAAAAATGCGGAGATAACCTGAATCCCAAGTACACTATTAATGTTGGCAATATATCGAATTCAGCCTCATGTGTTTCATCCTATAATGTGGATTGGGGTGATGGAAGTTCGGAAACTAATATTACTTTTCCCAAAAAACATGATTACCTAAAATTAGGGGCCTATAAAATGGTGATTACCGGAATTGGAGTTAATGGCTGCAGTAATTCAGTTACCTCTATAGTTAGTAATTCGACTAATCCAAAAGGAGCTTTGATCACTCCGGGAAATACGACCAATTTATGTCTTCCGGTGGATACAATGGAATTCTCGATTGCAGCCTGGGGTTCTAATCCATCCGATACAAAATATGAACTTAATTTTGGAGATGGTACCATTGAACGATACAGTCAAAAAGATTTAGAAAGTTCCAAACAATATAATGCTGCAAATCCTGCGGCTTCTCTAAATTTTCCGGTATTGCATGAATTCAAAAAGACAAATTGTCCTGGAGGAAATACGGTCAGCTTAAATATAACAACAGCATGCGGACTCAGTAACCTGACAGCAGGTCCTATTATTATATTAGGGATTCCTCAGGTAGACTTCGAGGTTAATAAAATCTTATGTTCGAATACAGCTATAAATTTCGTCAATAAATCGACTGCAGGCTATGGTAATAATTGCAGTACTGCAAATATTTACACCTGGGATTTTGGAGACGGAACCATATCAAATGATGTTAATCCAATACATATCTATACGACATCGGGTACGTATACCATTAAATTAATAGCAAGAACACCTTGTGGTGTCGGCAACGAAGTCACAAAAACAGTTTGTGTTGAACCGGTATTACAACCTCAATTTACCTACAGTAAAGCATGTGCTTTGAAAGATGTTACCATTACTAATACAACCAATGCGACTCAGGGATGTGATGTTGAAAGTTATAATTGGAAAGTTATCAGATATACTGAAGGATTTTGCGGAGAATCGGAAGAATGGAGTTTTGTAAACGGAACAAATGAATCCTCTAAGAATCCGGTTTTTAATTTTGCAAATCCCGGAACCTACTATGTACAGCTAACGGCCAAAAATGCCTGCGGAATTTCCCAATCGGTAACCGAAATGATACAGGTGAAAAATCCACCTGTCATTACGCTGAATCCTATTCCTGATTATTGTAATGCTACAACGATCAACCCTGTGGGAACTGTAGATCAAAGCTGCTCTCCGGAATCAGAAATCAGCTATCTCTGGAGTTTCCCCGGAGCTACACCGGCTTCCTCTACAGCGCTTAATCCCGGACCCATAACTTACGCAAACAGTGGTAACTATACCGTTACCTTTAGTGTAACCAATAGTTGTGGAACTACTACAAAGACAACTCCTTTTGCGGTAGCTTTAACTCTGAAGCCTAGTATAAAGGCAAAGGCAATAAAGGTATGCAGCAAGAACAGCTTTCAGGTTGCACCGGTAACCAATACAACGGAGAATGTACCAACAGGAACGACTTATGTTTGGTCGGCCCCTGTAATTTCCCCCGCCGGAGCTGTAAGTGGTGCAAGTGCACAATCTTCGCCAAAATCCGATATCAGCCAGACTTTAGTAAATAATACCGACAGTCCGGCAACAGTAACTTATACGGTAACACCTGTATCAAAGGCTTGCACCGGAGCAGATTTTACAATAACAGTTACCGTCGATCCCTTAATAGAAGTAAAAGAAATGGTGAAAAACGGTACTTGTTTCGGGGCAAATGACGGTGCTATTGCTTTGGACGTAGAAGGAGGTATTCCTTTTGGAAAAGTAAATCCGTATACCTTTTTATGGACAGGACCTGATGGTTTTGCAAGCACTAATGAGGATATTTCCGGCCTAAAACCCGGAGACTATACTTTAACGGTAAAAGACAATGGCAATTGCCCATTTATAAAAACGTACAAAATTACGGAACCGGAATTATTTCAATTTTCAGCAGTTAAAAATGATATAAGCTGTTTTGGATTAAATGATGGAAATATCAGACTGTCCGTCAAAGGAGGAACACAACCTTATACCTATGTATGGACAAAAAACGGAAAGCCTTATCCTGCAACTGCTGAATATACAGATAATCTCAAACCCGGAACCTATGAGGTAACAATTACAGAAGTAAACGGCTGTAATACACTCAAAGGAAGTTATACCATAGAAGAACCTCCTGTGTTAAAAGCAAGCCTGATACAACAAATGAATGTTTTATGTTATGGCTATGCAACTGGTGAAATCGAAATGAAGGTAACCGGTGGCAGACTTATTGAAACCTCTTCGGGAGTCTTTAATTACAAATACAGCTGGACAGGGCCAAATGGTTTTACTAGTAATCTTCAAAACTTAAAAAATTTAGCAGCAGGAACTTATAAATTGACCGTTACGGATCGTTCCGGCTGTACCGATCAATTACAAGTTGTGTTAACCCAAAACACAGAAATAGTTTTTAACTACACTAAAACCGAAATGACGTGTTTTAATTCTGCAAATGCTTCAATTGTTATAAATAATATAAAAGGAGGAGTTCCCTTTACAACCAGAGATCCCTATATCATAAAGTGGAATAATCTGGGTACAGGACTTGTACAAAATAATTTATCACCGGGAACGTATATCGTTACAGTAACAGATGCATTAGGCTGCTCAAAAGAAGCTACAATAAGCATCGAAAGCGCTCCTGTTTTTAGCATAAAACCGGATGTTAAAGACGTTTCTTGTTTTGGTGCCAATGATGGTTATATTCATTTGAATCTTTTAGGAGGTAAAGCACCGCTTACTTTGGTTTGGGATGATAATCCATCAGCCGGAATAGAGCGTAATAATATAGGACCGGGAAAATATATTGTTACCATTACAGATTCCAAATCATGTGTGATAAAACAAACCTTTATTATTTCAGAACCTTTAGTACTGGAACTAAATGCTGATGTTTCGAACCCGTTAGATTGTGCAGATGCAAACACAGGAATAATTAATTTAATTGTAACAGGCGGCAAAGCTCCATTTACATACTCCTGGTCCAATGGTGCCAAAAGCGAAGATTTAAATAAACTTCCACCTGGAACCTATCAGGTTACCGTTACAGATGTTAATGGTTGTAAAAAAACTGGCGAATGGAAAATTACCCGATTCGAACAGCTAACACCTACTGTCGAGCTTAAAACAGATTTTAATTGCGAAACCAAATTTGTAAATCAAACATTTACAGGGCATGTAAAAGGAGGAGTTCCACCGTATAAACTAAGTTGGTCTGATGGGGTAGTAACAGGAGACCATAACGAAATAATGACTACAAATAAAGACGGATTGATTCTGTTTAGTGTAACGGACAGTTTTGGCTGTACTGCTGCTATCCCGTATAAAGTAAAAAAAACGGTTTTGGGTATCGCCAATTATACTACGGGTTCATATGCTAAAGATGTTTATGATATATATTCGGTTTATGACCCCATTTTATTCACCAATTTAGCTACCGGAGATGTTGTAAACACCTCCTGGGACTTTGGTGATGGTACTTTTTCTAATGAAGAAAATCCAAAACACATCTATACAAGAGAAGGAACGTATGCCACTACACAGACCGTTACTTATCCTTTTGGATGCCAGTATAAATACACATCAACATTGATAATCAAAAAAGGATATAGCATAATGATGCCGAACTCCTTTACTCCAAACAATGACGGTTACAATGATATATTCGCACCGGTATTTCTAGGTTTAGAGAATATTAGCCTGACTATTTTTGATACCTGGGGAGGTGTTATATATACCGAAACGGGGAAAAATATTAGGGGATGGAATGGAAAGATAAAAGATCTGGATGCCCAAAATGGGAATTATTATTTTACGCTCACTGCAAAAACTTTTTACAATCACACCGTAACCGAAAAAGGAGGATTTACATTAATTAAATAA
- a CDS encoding DUF5009 domain-containing protein, translated as MKIKENLYNQRIISIDALRGITIFVMIFVNELASITNVPQWMKHMPADADAMTFVDLVFPAFLFIVGMSVPFAFNARLIKGDSVKTIWTHTLKRALALIIIGVFMVNASEGYDAAKMIISPAFWGFLAFLMPIPIWNKYAKDFPTGLKNILQYGGMAVLIALYFLYVQDTGNIGITPKWWGILGLIGWAYLFTVVYYWLVSGKLAAMIVFLVVCVVANSVNLIEGSVLHQTPWLSFIAGHLTHASLVAAGVVISLLFFDRKVPAKINWGVLGFIVLFFVTGYLLRPYFGISKIKGTPSWTMFSAAICTVLFYFLYWLMELKKQTKWSNFFMPAAANPLLIYILPGVIYYFCKTINIHIIPGYFREGVPGIIWSLVFSTIMLYVMKICNKYKIQLHL; from the coding sequence ATGAAAATAAAAGAAAATTTATACAATCAAAGAATTATTTCGATAGACGCTTTACGCGGAATCACAATTTTTGTTATGATTTTTGTAAATGAGCTGGCCAGTATCACCAATGTACCACAATGGATGAAACATATGCCCGCAGATGCTGATGCCATGACTTTTGTAGACCTGGTTTTTCCCGCCTTTTTATTTATTGTAGGAATGTCTGTTCCGTTTGCTTTTAATGCCCGATTAATCAAAGGAGACAGCGTAAAAACGATTTGGACACATACTTTAAAAAGAGCTTTGGCGCTTATAATTATTGGCGTTTTTATGGTCAATGCTTCTGAAGGTTACGATGCGGCTAAAATGATTATTTCACCTGCATTTTGGGGATTTTTGGCCTTTTTGATGCCAATTCCAATTTGGAATAAATATGCCAAAGATTTTCCGACAGGATTAAAAAATATTCTTCAATATGGTGGAATGGCAGTTTTAATAGCACTTTACTTTTTATATGTTCAGGATACCGGCAACATTGGGATCACGCCAAAATGGTGGGGCATTCTGGGGCTGATAGGCTGGGCTTACCTTTTTACAGTGGTGTATTATTGGCTGGTTTCCGGGAAATTAGCGGCAATGATTGTTTTTTTAGTGGTGTGTGTGGTTGCAAATTCTGTAAATCTGATAGAAGGATCGGTTTTACATCAAACACCATGGTTGAGTTTTATTGCGGGACATTTAACGCACGCTTCCTTAGTTGCTGCCGGAGTAGTAATTTCGTTATTGTTTTTTGATCGAAAAGTACCTGCTAAAATCAATTGGGGAGTACTAGGTTTTATCGTCTTGTTTTTTGTAACGGGATATTTATTACGACCGTATTTTGGAATTTCAAAAATAAAAGGAACGCCTTCCTGGACCATGTTTTCAGCTGCGATTTGTACGGTACTGTTCTATTTTCTGTACTGGCTCATGGAACTTAAAAAACAAACCAAATGGAGTAATTTCTTTATGCCCGCCGCCGCAAATCCGTTATTGATTTATATACTGCCGGGCGTGATCTATTATTTCTGCAAGACCATTAATATTCATATTATTCCGGGTTATTTCCGCGAAGGAGTTCCGGGAATCATCTGGTCCTTAGTTTTTTCGACGATCATGCTTTATGTGATGAAAATTTGTAACAAGTATAAGATTCAGTTGCATCTGTAG
- a CDS encoding tyrosine-protein phosphatase — protein MLSFLKPKPLLKDLLSDHYVDIHSHVLPGIDDGAKTITDTIKLVNAFREIGVSQFTTTPHIHHYVWNNSAQLITTKQQETQLLLEENQLKVPFRAAAEYFIDDWFENHFKNEKLLTLKDNYVLVEISYQNAPLQLYKTLFELQVAGYIPVLAHPERYLYYRKDFNEYEKLKKAGCLFQLNLLAVVGYYGERIGKTAEELLKKGMYDFTGTDVHHMNHIRAFDQKIKINSISNLKEVIANNQFFKF, from the coding sequence ATGTTATCCTTTTTAAAACCAAAACCTCTGCTAAAAGATCTGTTGTCGGATCATTATGTTGATATCCATTCGCATGTATTGCCGGGAATCGACGATGGCGCCAAAACTATTACGGACACAATAAAACTTGTCAATGCGTTTCGCGAAATAGGAGTATCACAATTTACTACTACACCCCACATCCATCATTATGTGTGGAATAATTCGGCTCAGCTTATTACAACAAAACAGCAGGAGACTCAGCTTTTGTTAGAAGAAAATCAGCTTAAAGTTCCTTTTCGGGCTGCTGCAGAATATTTTATAGACGATTGGTTTGAGAATCATTTTAAAAATGAAAAACTTTTAACGCTAAAAGACAATTATGTGCTGGTAGAAATCTCCTATCAAAACGCCCCTCTCCAGCTGTACAAAACTCTTTTTGAATTACAGGTAGCCGGGTACATTCCGGTTCTGGCACATCCGGAGCGTTATTTGTATTATCGAAAAGATTTTAATGAATATGAAAAGCTAAAAAAAGCTGGCTGCTTGTTTCAGCTCAATTTATTGGCTGTTGTGGGTTACTATGGAGAACGAATTGGCAAAACGGCAGAAGAACTTCTTAAAAAAGGAATGTATGATTTTACCGGAACCGATGTTCATCATATGAACCACATCAGGGCTTTTGATCAGAAGATAAAAATCAACAGTATTTCCAACCTAAAAGAAGTTATTGCCAACAATCAGTTTTTTAAATTTTAA
- a CDS encoding undecaprenyl-phosphate glucose phosphotransferase, producing MEILQKLSHYRFSRYFKLLFVCVDVVLLNLATVLSALTRFGSIDKLLSKEERTVALLSILIWVALLFQNDSNRSIRVEPIESILVRTIRKLIIHAALISVFVVYLQYYDISRLRLFSFYLIFFSLLMISRYLSMKLLKYIRAQGYNFKTFIVVGANESGEKIRKILAKDLTFGYKFLGFFDEKIDLSIDNHTAVLGDFDAIRAFVMQHTVDEMYVSLHIDKIEIINQLTLICEQNMIRIKFIPDFQLYTKASKVEVNFYENTPVLMFRTEPLEFSGNRLLKKVFDLCFSGLVILLIFPWLFLIIMLIIKIESPGPVFFKQERAGRDKKSFTCLKFRSMYINDLANDKIAERGDSRVTKFGAFIRKTSIDELPQFFNVFWGDMSVVGPRPHMINVVKEYSDLIDNYLVRQYAKPGITGWAQVNGYRGETKELVDMENRVEYDIWYIENWSLMLDIKIIIKTIINIVKGEENAY from the coding sequence ATGGAAATTTTACAGAAACTGTCGCATTATCGTTTTTCGCGCTATTTCAAGCTTTTATTTGTTTGCGTTGATGTTGTATTGCTAAATTTAGCAACGGTACTGTCTGCACTCACCAGATTTGGCAGCATAGACAAACTTTTATCAAAAGAAGAACGAACCGTTGCATTATTGTCGATTTTAATTTGGGTAGCATTATTATTTCAAAATGATTCGAACAGAAGTATAAGGGTTGAACCTATCGAATCGATATTGGTCAGAACAATTCGGAAGTTAATAATACATGCTGCTCTCATTTCGGTATTTGTAGTGTATTTACAATACTACGATATTTCCAGATTAAGATTGTTTTCATTCTATTTGATCTTTTTTAGTTTGTTGATGATTTCCAGATATTTATCAATGAAACTTTTAAAATACATTAGAGCACAAGGTTATAATTTTAAAACATTTATTGTAGTAGGAGCAAATGAATCCGGAGAAAAAATTCGCAAAATATTAGCTAAAGATCTAACCTTTGGTTATAAATTTTTAGGTTTTTTTGATGAAAAAATAGATTTGTCAATAGACAATCACACAGCCGTTTTAGGAGATTTTGATGCAATTAGAGCATTTGTTATGCAGCATACCGTAGATGAAATGTATGTGTCTTTACATATTGATAAGATCGAGATAATTAATCAGCTGACTTTAATTTGTGAACAAAACATGATTCGTATTAAGTTTATTCCGGACTTTCAGCTGTACACAAAAGCAAGTAAGGTTGAAGTAAATTTTTATGAAAACACACCTGTTCTAATGTTTCGAACTGAGCCGCTAGAGTTTTCGGGTAACAGGCTTCTTAAAAAAGTATTTGATCTTTGCTTTTCGGGATTAGTAATCTTATTGATATTTCCATGGTTGTTTCTTATTATAATGTTGATTATTAAAATAGAATCGCCAGGGCCAGTTTTTTTTAAACAAGAAAGAGCTGGTCGTGATAAAAAATCGTTTACTTGTTTGAAATTTAGAAGTATGTACATCAATGATTTAGCAAACGATAAAATTGCTGAAAGAGGTGACAGTCGTGTTACTAAATTTGGGGCTTTTATTCGCAAAACAAGTATTGATGAACTGCCTCAGTTTTTTAATGTCTTTTGGGGAGATATGTCAGTAGTAGGGCCAAGACCGCATATGATAAATGTAGTTAAAGAATATAGCGATTTAATAGATAATTACTTAGTGCGCCAGTATGCTAAACCCGGAATTACGGGCTGGGCGCAGGTAAACGGTTACCGTGGCGAGACCAAAGAACTAGTTGATATGGAGAATAGGGTGGAATATGATATTTGGTACATCGAAAACTGGAGCCTGATGTTAGATATTAAGATCATTATAAAAACGATCATCAACATCGTAAAAGGTGAAGAAAATGCGTACTGA
- a CDS encoding PorP/SprF family type IX secretion system membrane protein, with the protein MRLKLFILILTGCFFSETRAQDPIFTQYFLIPETLNPGFSGFMETTYAGIIHREQWPDLDLKIDTDYAFVNTWNENINSGYGLSVLNHRQNLNHYNFTQINANYAYRVELNDTWSFRPAIEAGFGLKSFAFQNLLLGDQINIQTGTINPTSIDPILKNDKVNFFDVSAGMVFNTESLWISLAMKHLNRPGISFATDGNARLDSFFSLSTGYKFLLADYVDVLFLPYETTMLVTSNYMQQGRYNRLDIGASILFEKIYFGVTAATNPSKNNAGNQLLTSLNLFTGLQYKNLKLGVSYDLNTSKIGRTGGVYEVLLTYQFDSYAKCFGCPY; encoded by the coding sequence ATGAGATTAAAACTTTTTATCCTAATCCTTACAGGTTGTTTTTTTTCAGAAACAAGAGCGCAGGATCCCATTTTTACACAGTATTTCTTAATTCCGGAAACACTAAATCCCGGTTTTTCAGGGTTTATGGAAACTACTTATGCGGGTATTATTCACAGAGAACAATGGCCAGATTTAGATCTAAAAATAGATACCGATTATGCCTTCGTTAATACCTGGAACGAAAATATTAACAGCGGTTATGGATTGAGTGTTTTAAATCACAGACAAAATTTAAATCACTATAATTTTACACAAATCAACGCCAATTATGCCTATAGAGTAGAATTGAATGATACCTGGTCTTTTAGACCGGCAATCGAAGCTGGTTTCGGGTTAAAATCATTTGCTTTTCAAAACTTGCTGCTTGGCGATCAGATAAACATACAAACCGGCACAATAAATCCGACTTCAATTGATCCGATACTAAAAAATGATAAAGTCAATTTTTTTGATGTATCAGCAGGAATGGTTTTCAATACCGAAAGTTTATGGATTAGTTTAGCAATGAAACATCTTAACAGACCTGGTATTTCTTTTGCAACAGACGGGAATGCACGTTTAGATTCTTTCTTTTCGTTGAGTACAGGTTACAAGTTTCTATTGGCTGATTATGTCGATGTATTATTCCTGCCGTATGAAACCACCATGCTTGTAACATCAAACTATATGCAACAGGGGCGTTACAATCGATTGGACATAGGTGCATCAATTCTATTCGAAAAAATATACTTTGGAGTAACGGCGGCTACGAACCCGTCAAAAAACAATGCCGGAAATCAATTGCTTACTTCATTAAATTTGTTTACAGGATTACAGTACAAAAATCTGAAATTGGGTGTTTCTTATGACCTGAATACTTCCAAAATAGGAAGAACAGGGGGCGTTTACGAAGTTTTATTAACCTATCAATTTGATTCCTATGCAAAATGTTTCGGCTGCCCGTATTGA
- a CDS encoding T9SS C-terminal target domain-containing protein, whose product MIKTILLFCLTISFANAQVLGCTDPLSKNYNPSATVNDGSCNYKKISLKPVYSNPLSDSIKETSGLIAFDNLLWTHNDDHDQTIYGLDTLGKIRKKVVLEQAVNHDWEEISQDSSFIYVGDFGNNLSDNRSDLHILKIEKKSFLEGSPTIETISFRYADQTDFSSKKPNTARFDCEAFIVSKDSIYLFTKQWKTARTNVYVLPNQSGSHVAQLKHSLNTKGLVTGASYFASEKRIVLCGYSRLGKPFLYLLYDFKNTDFVSGNKRRINLKLPFHQIEGIATSDGRHYYLTNEALVRKPLINVPQQIHCFDLSPVLNSHLHK is encoded by the coding sequence ATGATTAAGACTATTTTACTCTTTTGCCTCACTATTTCTTTTGCAAATGCGCAGGTTTTGGGCTGTACCGACCCTCTTTCTAAAAATTACAATCCCAGTGCAACAGTCAATGACGGAAGCTGTAACTACAAAAAGATTTCTCTAAAACCTGTATATTCTAACCCCCTAAGTGATTCGATCAAAGAAACCTCGGGATTAATAGCTTTCGATAATTTGTTGTGGACGCACAATGACGATCACGATCAAACTATCTACGGCTTAGATACATTGGGGAAAATTCGAAAAAAAGTTGTTCTGGAGCAAGCCGTAAATCACGACTGGGAAGAGATTTCGCAAGACAGCTCTTTTATATATGTTGGAGATTTTGGAAATAACCTGTCAGACAACAGAAGTGATCTGCACATTTTAAAAATAGAAAAAAAGTCGTTTTTAGAAGGAAGTCCAACGATTGAAACCATTTCGTTTCGATATGCCGATCAAACGGATTTCTCCTCTAAAAAACCAAACACTGCCCGTTTTGATTGTGAGGCCTTTATAGTATCTAAAGATAGCATTTATTTGTTTACCAAACAATGGAAAACAGCCAGAACAAATGTCTATGTTTTGCCCAACCAATCGGGCAGTCACGTTGCACAGCTAAAACATAGCCTGAATACAAAAGGCCTGGTAACCGGAGCTTCTTATTTCGCTTCCGAAAAACGAATTGTGCTTTGTGGGTATTCCAGGTTAGGCAAACCGTTCTTGTACCTTTTATACGATTTCAAAAACACTGATTTTGTATCGGGAAACAAACGAAGAATCAATTTAAAACTTCCTTTTCATCAAATAGAAGGAATCGCAACATCAGATGGGCGACATTATTATCTGACAAATGAAGCACTGGTTCGAAAACCGCTCATCAATGTACCTCAGCAGATTCATTGTTTTGATTTAAGTCCTGTATTGAATTCCCATCTTCATAAATAA